The Candidatus Vicinibacter affinis region GCAGTTTGGCGATCAATAAACGAGATCCCCTACAAAGATAGACAGAGATTGGTTGGTGTGAGGTGTTGGTGGATTGGAGGTGGAGTGAGCAGTCGAGGGCTCTGTTTTTCCAAATTGCTGTCAAACAAACAAACCAAAAGCAAAACAGTATATTTCTGCGGCACTTGCCACTGAACTCCATCACCTTGCCGCCACTCTGCCTCCCATCGCCACTCCATGAGTCAGGAGCGGAAGAAGATTGAGGTGCGGATCAACAAGGCCGATGACCCTGAGAGCAAGCTGAAGGCCGAGCTGGGTCGATTGAGTGAAGACGAAAGCAAAGAAGCCTTGCAGTTGAAAGTGAACGCGGACAACTGCGGCGGAATCGGTCAAGTGGACAGGATCGCGAAAGCCCTTGTTGGGCTCAGCAAGCCACATTGGAGACTGGTGCTGTGGATTGGGTCCAATGGTTTGGAGAGTGTTCCTGAGTCAGTTTGGGAACTCGCAAACTTGGAGGAGCTTCGACTCGACAACAACAAACTCAAGACCCTTTCTCCTGCAATCGCCAAACTCACCAAGCTGAGGAGGCTCTGGATTGGATGGAATCCATTTGAGGGCTTTCCGGAAGCTGTGTGCAAGCTGGAGCAATTGGAGGCTTTGTTTGCTTTTGGCTGCCAATTGAGTGTTCTTCCTTCCTCCTTCGCCTCTCTTCGCAACCTGCTGGAACTCCATCTTGGCGACAACGCCTTTGAGCAGTTTCCTGAAGTGATCTGCGAGTTGAGGAGCCTGAGGAAGCTGTGGCTGAATGACAACAAGCTGTCGTCTCTTCCTCAATCGTTTGCCAATCTTCGAGAGCTGAGAGAGCTCGATATTTCGAACAACCGCTTCAAGGAGTTTCCTCAAGTGGTGTGCGAGCTGCCGAATCTGGAGAGTCTCTCATGTGGGAAGCAACCAATTGAGCGAGCTGCCTCTGGCCATCACCAAGCTTGTTCGCTTGAAATCCCTGAGTTTGAGTGAAACTCGTTCACCAGCTTTCCTCTGTTTGTTGGCGATTTGCCTCAGCTTTCATTCTTCTACTCATATGGTTGGTTCAATCTGCTCGTTTCCATTTCTCTTTCTCTTGCTCACAATTGGTGCAGGCAATCCTCTTCAGGGTCCCCAAAGTGGCCTCTCAGATGCCGATCTGCTCCAATTCCTCCAACAGCGTCGAGAGATTGCTCGACTGTCTGCCATCATTGGAGGAGGCTTCTGCTGTGAGGAGTCGAACGCGTGGACTCGATTTCTGGTTCGAGGACTGTACGATCCTCGACTGTTCATCTTCATTTTCGACTTTGCCTTTGACTTGTCCATTTTGGAGTCTGGTCGAGTGTAGAGGCCGATTGGAGGAGGCCGATTGAGGCCATGACTGACTGATCGATTTGAGCAGTTTGGCGATCAATAAACGAGATCCACTGCAGACACAGATTGGTTGGTGTGAGGTGTTGGTGGATTGGAGGTGGAGTGAGCAGTCGAGGGCTCTGTTTTTCCAAATTGCTGTCAAACAAACCAAACCAAGAGGTTCCATGTGAACAGCAATTGGACATGGGTGAGTCGATCCTAAGTCGGGAGGGGAAGCCTGTTTTTAAAGGTGGGTTTGTTCCCCGGTAAAAAAGGGAAGAGTACCCAGACCCCCCGCGAAAGGGAAGCAGGTCAACATTCCTGCACCAGGACGTGGATAATGTTCTTTTTCAAAAGA contains the following coding sequences:
- a CDS encoding leucine-rich repeat domain-containing protein — its product is MSQERKKIEVRINKADDPESKLKAELGRLSEDESKEALQLKVNADNCGGIGQVDRIAKALVGLSKPHWRLVLWIGSNGLESVPESVWELANLEELRLDNNKLKTLSPAIAKLTKLRRLWIGWNPFEGFPEAVCKLEQLEALFAFGCQLSVLPSSFASLRNLLELHLGDNAFEQFPEVICELRSLRKLWLNDNKLSSLPQSFANLRELRELDISNNRFKEFPQVVCELPNLESLSCGKQPIERAASGHHQACSLEIPEFE